A genomic window from Accipiter gentilis unplaced genomic scaffold, bAccGen1.1, whole genome shotgun sequence includes:
- the LOC126037212 gene encoding LOW QUALITY PROTEIN: T-cell activation Rho GTPase-activating protein-like (The sequence of the model RefSeq protein was modified relative to this genomic sequence to represent the inferred CDS: inserted 2 bases in 1 codon; substituted 1 base at 1 genomic stop codon) — translation MEPRSRSCGSSCPLPARPAALLWTTRQAGRRRRRGLLLCGEDGTLPQPIQELLAVLHQEGPSTXGIFWRAASRTALRELREALDGSVDVDLESQPVLLLAIILKDFLRSIPSKLLVTNLYTEWMTAMERTSKQEKAEELEAYVVANKLPAANLLLLKXLLSLLQRIEHNVCTSRMSCSSLAICVGPKLLSPADKDLLPLELLLEVTDKVNVLVEFLIEN, via the exons ATGGAGCCCCGGAGCCGGAGCTGCGGCTCcagctgcccgctccctgcccgtcCTGCCGCACTGCTCTGGACCACacgtcaggcagg gaggaggaggagaagggggctgCTCCTCTGTGGGGAGGATGGCACGCTGCCCCAGCCCATCCAG gagctgctggctgtccTGCACCAGGAAGGGCCATCGAC GGGCATATTCTGGAGGGCTGCCAGCAGGACGGCGCTTCGGGAACTGAGGGAGGCCCTGGATGGCAGTGTGGACGTCGACCTGGAAAGccagcctgtgctcctgctggccatcATCTTGAAG GACTTCCTCCGAAGCATCCCCAGTAAACTCCTTGTGACCAACCTCTACACAGAGTGGATGACAGCGATGGAGAGGACAAGCAAGCAGGAGAAGGCGGAAGAGTTGGAAGCCTACGT GGTGGCCAACAAGTTGCCTGCAGCAAATCTCCTCCTTCTCAAGTAgctgctgtccctgctccagcgcaTCGAACACAACGTGTGCACCAGCAGGATGAGCTGCAGCAGTCTGGCCATCTGCGTTGGGCCAAAGCTGCTGAGTCCAGCCGACAAGGACCTGCTcccgctggagctgctgctggaggtgactgaCAAG GTGAACGTGCTAGTGGAGTTCCTGATTGAAAAC